CCAGCGGCAGATGGCCGATTTCCCCGAGCAGCGACCCGAGTTCGACGAGCGAGTCCTCGATGTCGCCCCCGGGCGACTCCACCAGGCCGTCGGTGTACAGGACCAGCACCGAGCCGGGCGCCAGCGCCACCTCCGTCGTCGGATACGTCGCCGACGCGTCGATGCCGAGCAGCGGACCACCGGCCAGGTCGAGCACCCGCACCGTGCCGTCCGGCCGTCGCAGCAGCGGCGGCGGATGCCCCGCCCGCGCCATCACGGCCCGCCCGCGCGCCGGATCCAGCCGAAGATAGAGACAGCTCGCGAACAGATCCGCCCCGAGGTCGATCAGCAGCCGGTTGGTGCTGCGCATCACCTCCTGCGGCGCCTGCCCCACCGTGGTGTAGGCCCGCACCCCGGTCCTGACCTGCCCCATCAGACCGGCCGCCGTCACGTTGTGGCCCTGCACGTCGCCGATCACCGCCGCCGCCAGTGGCCGCGCGGGCACCAGGTCGTAGAAGTCGCCGCCGATCTCCATGCCGTGTGTCGCCGGCAGATAGCGGGCCGCCGACTCCAGGCCGGGCAGCACGGCGAGGGTGCGGGGCAGCAGCGCCTCCTGGAGGCCGTGCGCGAGCTGGTTCTTGGCGTCGTACAGCAGCGCACGCTCCAGGGCCTGCGCGATCAGGCCGCCCAGACTGGTCAGCACGGCCCGTTCGTCGGGCGCGAAGACCCGCTCCTCGGAGTAGGCGATGACGCAGGTGCCGACCGGCCGCCCGGACGCGATCAGCGGCACGTACGCCCAGGCCGCGTAGCCGTCCGGGGTCTCGTGCCGGTCCGGGTACAGCCGCTCCAGGTGCCGAGTGGAGTCGAAGAAGGCCGGCACACCGCTGTTCAGGGCGTGGGTGCCCGGGGTCCGCTGGGTCAGCGGCAGCCCGTCGAACCGCTCCACGATGTGCGGGTCGCGGTAGCCCCGGTGCCCCAGCACGTGCAGCCGCCCGCCCTGCGAGCCGAGCAGCACCACCGCCTGCGCGCCGACGGCCGGAACCACCTCGTCCGCCACCAGCTGCACCACGTCCTGCACCCCGGCCGCCTCGGTCAGCGCACCGGTCAGACTGAGCACCTGCGAGATCCCCACCAGCCGGTTGGGGCCGGTGCCCGCGCGGGGCGTCTCACCGGCCGCCCCGGCCACCTCGCGGGCCCGGCTGACCCGGACGCTCAGACCGTCCCGGCTCGGGTAGAGCCGGAACGACAGCCAGTCGCGCGGCGGTCTCAGCGCCACGAACGAGGTGATGTGCTGGCTGATCAGCGCCGCACGGTAGCGGTCCTCGTACATCGGGTCGTTCAGCCACGGCACCGACATCCACGGCGGTGTGCCCAGCAGCTCGTCCACCGGCCTGCCGAGCAGGTCGACGGCCGCGTCGTTGGCGTAGCTGACCCGCCCGTGCAGATCGAGCGAGAGCAGCCCGTACGGCAGCCGCGCCACCATCCGCGCCGCCTCGACCGTGCCCAGGGTGCCCGCGACCGCCACCACGGGCGTCGCCAGCAGATCCGCCTCCCGCACCGACGGCAGGCTCTCCTCGGTGGCCCGCCGCAGCCGTACCGCGAGACGGTCGCAGGCCGACATCAGCCGCTGCCGCTCCGCCGCGGGCAGTTCGGCGGGGTGCGATCCCGGCCAGGTCACGAACACCGCGCCGTAGACCCGTTCCGCCGTCGCCACCGGCACCGCGGCCAGCGCGAACGGATACGGCAGCACCACCGCGATGCGCGGAAAGCGGCGGGCCATCTCCTCCTCGCCGCCGACCCACACGACCCGCCGCTCGCGCGCCGCCACGGCCACCGGCACCGGCGCGCTCAGCCCCACCCGTTCCCAGGGCGCGGCGAAGGCCCGGGGCAGACCGGCCATCACGGCCATCTCGAGAACCGGCTCGTCGGCGTTGAGCAGATAGACCGCGCCCGAGTGCGCGTGGACCTCCTCCAGCATCGAGGCCAGGGCCAGGGACAGCAATGGCCGACCCGTGGGGGGTCCGGTGGCCGTCGATGGGCGCCCGTCGGACACGCCCGACCACCTCCTCCTACGGCCGCGCGGTCTCTCCGTCGGGGTCAAGACTCTCCCGAGGCGGCGTCCGGCGCACGGCGAGCGGTCCGCCGACCCGCCGGAAGGGGCCTCCTTACCCGTGTGACGTGCCCCCATACCCCCGCAATCGATGCGCGCGGCGATGTACGGGCGCCCGGTATGCGCCCCCGCGCATCGGTATGGCCGATTCTTCGCGTCCAAGACGGGGCGAAGCGCCCAACAATGAGGCACGCGCTCAAAACCGGGAACCGGAGTGGGGCGAGTACGACGAACACAAAAGGACGGGGTGGCAGTGATCCGGGTTCTTCTGGTCCATGACGCGTGTCTGGTGAGATCGGTGCTGGCGGAATGGCTGCGCCGGGAGCCGGGGCTCGGCGTGTACGACACGCCGTGGCACCAGGCGACGGCCCGGATGCGGTCGGTCGTTCCCGACGTGTGCGCGGCCGACCTCGACGGGTCCGACGCGCAGGGCGTGCCGACCCTCGCCGAGCTGCGCAAGTCCGACCCGCGCAGACCGTCGCCGCAGCTCGTGGTGCTGGCCAGCGCGAACCGGCCCGGTCTGTTGAAGCGGGCGGCCGAGGCGGGTGCCCTCGGGTACGTCGACAAGGAGGGGGCACCCGAGCGATTAGTGCGCGCCATCCATGCGGTGGCCGAGGGGGAACGTTTCGTCGATGACTCGCTCGGGTTCGGCTTCCTCAAGGCCGCCCAGATACCCCTGACCCGCCGGGAGCTGACCGTGCTGGGTCTCGCGGCCGGCGGCGCCTCGATCGCGGAGATCGCGGGCAGCCTGCACCTCTCTCACGGGACGGTGCGCAACTACATGGCGGCCATCACCCGCAAGACGGGTGCCCGCAACCGGATCGACGCGATCCGCATATCCCAGGGGGAAGGCTGGCTGTGACCCCGTGCCGGGGGCCCGCACGAGGTCCCCGTCGGGCTCCGCGCCGACCCCCGCACCAGGTCCCCCACCGGGCCCAGGCCCAGGTTCAGGCCCTGACCGGGGCACAGGGCGGCGCGGCCGTCCGACGGAGGACGGACCCACGGCCGCTCCCTGTGCCACCGGCGCCACGGCCGCTACCGACGTTCCGCGGGGACGGTCCAGCCGCCGACCAGCTCCTGATACGGCTCCGAGCTCCGCAGCAGCTCCTCGTGCGTGCCGTACGCGGTCCGAGGCCCGTCCATCACCAGCACCCGGTCGGCGCGGCACGCCGAGCTGATCCGGTGGGCGACGACCACCAGCGTGCCGCCCGGCCGGGCGGCGAAGGCCCGTTCGGCGCGCGCCTCGGCCTCCGGATCGAGATGGCAGGTCGCCTCGTCGAGCAGGGCGAGCGGCGCGGGGGACAGGTAGGCGCGAGTCAGCGCGATGAGCTGGCGCTGACCCGCGGAGAGCGCGGCGGGATCGACCCGCGCGCGCGGTCCGCCGAGGTCGGCCAGCAGAGGACCGAGCCCGACCGTCTCGGCGGCGGCGCACAGCTCACGCTCGGGCACCGGGTCGGGCCGCAGCCGGCCGAGGTTCTCGGCGAGGGTGCCGGAGTGGACGTACGCCTCTTGCGGGATCAGCACCCGCAGCGCGGCGGCGTCCGCCCCGGGCACCGGGTGCCCGCAGACCCTGATCGCCCCCCGCCCAGGTCGCAGCAGCCCCGCGACCAGGGCGGTGAGCGTCGACTTCCCGATCCCGCTGGCCCCGACGACGACCAGATGACCGCCGTCGGGGACGGTGAGGTCGAGGCCGTCGAGGACGGGGGTGGAGGCGGGTCCGTAGGCGAAGGAGACATCGGAGAGGGAGAGGGCGGGCGGAGTCTTCCGGGGGGTGCGGGCCGCGGGGACGGGCGTCCGGGGGGCGGCGTCGACGTCGGCGTCGGCGTCGTGTCGGGACAGGGCTTCTGACGTGGCAGTGGTCGGGATCGAGGCCGGGGTCGGGGTCGCCGTCGGTTCGGTGTCCGCCGGGGTTCTGGCCCGGAGGCGGCGCAGGACCACCGTCAGGCGTGAGCCGCCCGCGCCCAGGCCGTGGATCAGGTTCTGGAGTGCGGGGAGCAGCGACTGCGTCACATAGGCGAGCGCTCCCACCAGGGCGCCTGGTGTCACGCCGCGGGCGAGCAGCCAGGGCGCCGCCACGAGCAGCAGCACCACCGGCAGCTGGCCGCCGACCGCCAGGGCCGCCGTCCTCGGCACGGTCCAGCGTGCCAGTGCCCTGGCAGCGGCCAGCTCCCCGTCCACCCGTGTCCCGAGGTCCCGGGCGGCCCGCTCCTCGGCGCCGGTCGCCGTGATGTCCCGCAGCCCCTGGCCGATAGCGCCCCACTCCCGCGCGAGCGCCTCGTCCGCGACGAGGAACGCCTCCTGGCGCCTGGCCAGCGGGCGCAGGGTCGCCGCGAACAGCGCCACCCCGGCCAGCAGCGGCGGCCCGACGACGAGCAGGAGCGGCGGCGCGAGGGAGAACAGGCCGACGAGGGCGCCGGCCGCCGTGAACACGAACGAGCGGGAGACCATCACCAGACCGGCCAGCGCGTCCCTGGCGATCTCCACCTGCTGGGTGAGCCCGGACACCGCGCTGTCGTCCGCCTCCCGTACTCCGCGCGCGACGACGGTCTCGACCAGCCGGTCCCGCACCGGTTCGACCAGATCGGCGACGGCCCGGTAGACCCGTCCGGTGCCGTACGCCCCCACCGCCACGCCGAGCCCGGCGGCGGCCAGCCAGAGCAGCCCGGTCCTGGCGTCCCCGGCGAGGAACCCGGCGTCCAGCGCCCGCGCCAGCCCGTACCCGAGCAGAAAGGTCTGCCCGGCCTCAAGGGCCGACCAGCAGCCCAGCCGCACCAGCACCCGCCACCGCGCCCGCAGGGACCGCGCATACCGAGAGAGCCGCAGCCGCCGTGACGGTGCGAAGCGCCGCGCGGAGCCGGAGGGTTCCGTGGGCCCGGCGGAGTCCGGGGGCCTCGTGGGTCCGGCGGAGTCCGGAGGCTTCGTGGGTCCGGCGGAGTCCGGGGGTTGTTCCGTGGAACCCGTCGCCCCCGTAGGACCCGCAGGACCCGTCGCCCCCGTACCCCGCCCCGATCGTCGTCCGTTCGCCCCTGTCCGTCCCGTGCTCACCGTCGCGTCGTCTCCTCTCCGAACACCGCCCGGTACTCGGGGTCCCGCCACAGCACCTCGTGCGGGCCGACCGCCCTGACCCGGCCTTCCTCCAGCCAGGCGACGGTGTCGGCGCGGGCCGCCGTGGTCGCGCGGTGGGCTATCAGCAGGCGGGTGCGGGCGGTGCCGGGGGCGAACAGAGCCTCGGTGACGTGGTGTTCGGTGACCGTGTCGAGGCTGGAGAGCGCGTCGTCGAGGATCAGCAGCCGGCCGCCGTGCGCGAATGCCCGTGCCAGGCCGAGGCGTTGGGACTCGCCGCCGGAGCGCGGCGCGTCGGCGCACGGGGTGGCCCAGCCGTGCGGGAGCCGCTCGACGAAGCTGTCGGCGCGGGCCTCGCGGGCGGCGGAGCGCACCCGGGCGGGCGAGGGGGCGGCGGCGCCGTAGGACAGCGCGTCCTCGATCGTCGTCCCGAGGAGCGCGGGGCGGGCGAAGGCGAACGCGACCGCGCGGCGCAGGTCGTCGTGGCGCACCTGGCCCAACGGGACGCCGTCCAGGAGGACTTCGCCCGCGTCGGGGTCGGTGAGGCGGCCCGCGATCCGGGCGAGGAGCGATTTTCCGGTGCCGGAGCGGCCGACGACCGCGAGGGCGGTGCCGCCGGGCACCACCAGGTCGAGGCCGTCGAGGACGGTCCGGCCGCCGCGCCGTACCGTCACCTTGCGCAGTTCGAGGCGGCCGGGGCCGGACGGCAGCCCGCGGGTGCCGGGCGCCGGCGCGGGTTCGGCGAGGACCTCGGCGAGCCTGCGGGCCGCCGCCCGCGCCCTGGCCAGCGCCGCGAGCCGGCCGACCAGCACGCCGACCCCCGTCGCGAGGACCGCGTAGCGCGACGCGGCGAGCAGGTCGCCCACCGACACCTCGCCCCGGGTGAGCAGGAACCCGGCGAGGGCCACCACGCCCAGTTGCAGCAGCGGCGCGACCGTGACCGCCTGGGCCGCGGCCCGGCCCTGCACGTGCCACATCCGGTGCCCCGCACGGGAGAGTTCGGGCAGCGGGCGCAGGATCCTGGCCGTCTCCCGGTCCTGGATGCCGGCCGCCGCGATGGTGCGGAAGCCGCCGACGGCCTCCGCCAGGTCGGCCGCCATCCTGCCCTGCACCCGCTGGTAGTCGGCGACGCAGGCGGTGGTGGAGCGGGCCAGGGTGCGCAGCAGCAGCGCGAGCGGCGGCGCCCCGGCCAGCAGGAGCACGGCGAGCCGCCAGTCGATGATCCCGAGCGCGACCACGCCGCCGACGGGTCCCGCGAGGGCGGCGAGCAGCGCGGCGACGGCGGCGGGGGAGGTCCCGGCCTGGGCGGCGTTGCCCACCAGCCGGGCGGCCAGGTCGCCGGCGCCGAACCGGTCGCCCGCGCGCGGACCGAGCGCCAGCACATGTCCGGTGACCCGGCGGCGCAGCCAGGCGGCGGCCCGCCCGTCAGCGGTTCCCGAGACGACGCCCGCGCACGCGTCGAGCACGCCGAGCAGCACCACCAGGGCGGTGGCCGCGCCGACCCAGCGGGTCGCGGGCTCACCGGCGAGCAGCAGATCGAGGGCGCGGCCGAGGACCGCGGGCAGCAGCAGTCCGGCCGCGGTGGCGGCCAGGCTCACCAGGCACAGGGCCGCGCAGTGGGCGCCGCCGTGCCGCAGCGCGGCCCGTTCGAGGGCGCGGGCGAGCGGGGCGACGGGGTCGCGGCCCTGCGGGGCGACCGGATCGGGAGCGGCGTCGGAGACGGTCGTCATCGGTGCGGGCCTCGCGTCGGATCGGGCGAAGGCCCCGAGCGGCCCCTCCCGAAGGAGGAGGCCACCCGGAGCCGGTCATCCGCGGTGCGGATCAGAGACAGAGCAGAACGCTCGCCGCCGAGACGCAGGAGAGCAGGCTCGCCGTGCTCGCGCCGCCGGTGTACTCGTCCGACTCCATCGTCTGCAGGTCGAGAAGGGCCATGAAGTGTCCTTTCCTGGAACCGCACCGTGGTGACGGTCCCTTGTCTTCGTGGGGACGGGGTGGTGTCACGACTCCGTCAGGTGACGGTGCCGCGTAGTGGGGCCGCCGGTGGCGGCGGGAGGAACGGCAGGTGGGCGCCGCTGTCGGGTTCGAGGACCGACGCGAGGGCGAGCAGGCAGCCGGCCGTTCCGGTGGCCAGGTCCATGGACAGACGCATCATCTGGTGGCCGGGGAAGGCCAGTTGGCCCTGGTAGTCCATCGCGAGCCAGCCGAGCCCCGCGATCTGGTCGGCGGTGCGCGCGGGGTCAGCGTCCGGGGCGGTGGTGCGGCCCAGGTGCAGGACCATGCCGGCGCGGCCCTGGAGCAGGCC
The sequence above is a segment of the Streptomyces griseoviridis genome. Coding sequences within it:
- a CDS encoding SpoIIE family protein phosphatase — encoded protein: MLEEVHAHSGAVYLLNADEPVLEMAVMAGLPRAFAAPWERVGLSAPVPVAVAARERRVVWVGGEEEMARRFPRIAVVLPYPFALAAVPVATAERVYGAVFVTWPGSHPAELPAAERQRLMSACDRLAVRLRRATEESLPSVREADLLATPVVAVAGTLGTVEAARMVARLPYGLLSLDLHGRVSYANDAAVDLLGRPVDELLGTPPWMSVPWLNDPMYEDRYRAALISQHITSFVALRPPRDWLSFRLYPSRDGLSVRVSRAREVAGAAGETPRAGTGPNRLVGISQVLSLTGALTEAAGVQDVVQLVADEVVPAVGAQAVVLLGSQGGRLHVLGHRGYRDPHIVERFDGLPLTQRTPGTHALNSGVPAFFDSTRHLERLYPDRHETPDGYAAWAYVPLIASGRPVGTCVIAYSEERVFAPDERAVLTSLGGLIAQALERALLYDAKNQLAHGLQEALLPRTLAVLPGLESAARYLPATHGMEIGGDFYDLVPARPLAAAVIGDVQGHNVTAAGLMGQVRTGVRAYTTVGQAPQEVMRSTNRLLIDLGADLFASCLYLRLDPARGRAVMARAGHPPPLLRRPDGTVRVLDLAGGPLLGIDASATYPTTEVALAPGSVLVLYTDGLVESPGGDIEDSLVELGSLLGEIGHLPLERLADELVRHSAAARQRADDVALLLLRATG
- a CDS encoding response regulator transcription factor, producing the protein MIRVLLVHDACLVRSVLAEWLRREPGLGVYDTPWHQATARMRSVVPDVCAADLDGSDAQGVPTLAELRKSDPRRPSPQLVVLASANRPGLLKRAAEAGALGYVDKEGAPERLVRAIHAVAEGERFVDDSLGFGFLKAAQIPLTRRELTVLGLAAGGASIAEIAGSLHLSHGTVRNYMAAITRKTGARNRIDAIRISQGEGWL
- a CDS encoding ATP-binding cassette domain-containing protein yields the protein MLVRLGCWSALEAGQTFLLGYGLARALDAGFLAGDARTGLLWLAAAGLGVAVGAYGTGRVYRAVADLVEPVRDRLVETVVARGVREADDSAVSGLTQQVEIARDALAGLVMVSRSFVFTAAGALVGLFSLAPPLLLVVGPPLLAGVALFAATLRPLARRQEAFLVADEALAREWGAIGQGLRDITATGAEERAARDLGTRVDGELAAARALARWTVPRTAALAVGGQLPVVLLLVAAPWLLARGVTPGALVGALAYVTQSLLPALQNLIHGLGAGGSRLTVVLRRLRARTPADTEPTATPTPASIPTTATSEALSRHDADADVDAAPRTPVPAARTPRKTPPALSLSDVSFAYGPASTPVLDGLDLTVPDGGHLVVVGASGIGKSTLTALVAGLLRPGRGAIRVCGHPVPGADAAALRVLIPQEAYVHSGTLAENLGRLRPDPVPERELCAAAETVGLGPLLADLGGPRARVDPAALSAGQRQLIALTRAYLSPAPLALLDEATCHLDPEAEARAERAFAARPGGTLVVVAHRISSACRADRVLVMDGPRTAYGTHEELLRSSEPYQELVGGWTVPAERR
- a CDS encoding ABC transporter transmembrane domain-containing protein, producing MTTVSDAAPDPVAPQGRDPVAPLARALERAALRHGGAHCAALCLVSLAATAAGLLLPAVLGRALDLLLAGEPATRWVGAATALVVLLGVLDACAGVVSGTADGRAAAWLRRRVTGHVLALGPRAGDRFGAGDLAARLVGNAAQAGTSPAAVAALLAALAGPVGGVVALGIIDWRLAVLLLAGAPPLALLLRTLARSTTACVADYQRVQGRMAADLAEAVGGFRTIAAAGIQDRETARILRPLPELSRAGHRMWHVQGRAAAQAVTVAPLLQLGVVALAGFLLTRGEVSVGDLLAASRYAVLATGVGVLVGRLAALARARAAARRLAEVLAEPAPAPGTRGLPSGPGRLELRKVTVRRGGRTVLDGLDLVVPGGTALAVVGRSGTGKSLLARIAGRLTDPDAGEVLLDGVPLGQVRHDDLRRAVAFAFARPALLGTTIEDALSYGAAAPSPARVRSAAREARADSFVERLPHGWATPCADAPRSGGESQRLGLARAFAHGGRLLILDDALSSLDTVTEHHVTEALFAPGTARTRLLIAHRATTAARADTVAWLEEGRVRAVGPHEVLWRDPEYRAVFGEETTRR
- a CDS encoding SapB/AmfS family lanthipeptide translates to MALLDLQTMESDEYTGGASTASLLSCVSAASVLLCL